The following are encoded in a window of Sutcliffiella horikoshii genomic DNA:
- a CDS encoding ABC transporter permease codes for MKAGVKRLIFFASLFIIWEVVVLLIGWSPAVMPKPSNVAVALYQGFMDKTLLYDLGASFKRLGVGLFLALIIGTLLGIWLAKSKTADETVGTLVLALQSVPSIVWLPLAIIWFGFNETAIIFIVTLGGTLVMTINMRMGIKSVPPLYIKAASTMGASGVEMFWKIILPASVPYAVTGARLAWAFAWRALMAAELLSMGPGLGYTLKYAADFGQMSLVFGVIIIICVIGSVVDLVIFQRFEKNVIRRWGLDS; via the coding sequence ATGAAAGCTGGAGTAAAACGCCTCATATTCTTTGCCTCCTTATTTATCATTTGGGAAGTGGTGGTGCTATTAATCGGTTGGTCACCGGCCGTGATGCCGAAACCATCCAATGTTGCGGTGGCACTATACCAAGGGTTCATGGATAAAACACTGCTTTATGATTTAGGGGCGAGTTTTAAGCGCTTAGGAGTTGGACTGTTTTTGGCGCTCATCATCGGAACCTTGCTTGGGATTTGGCTTGCCAAGTCAAAAACGGCAGATGAAACAGTAGGGACGCTTGTTCTTGCCCTTCAAAGTGTTCCTAGTATTGTATGGTTGCCGCTTGCGATTATCTGGTTTGGGTTTAATGAAACAGCTATCATTTTTATCGTTACTTTAGGTGGAACACTCGTCATGACAATAAATATGAGGATGGGCATCAAAAGTGTTCCCCCTTTATATATAAAAGCGGCTTCCACAATGGGAGCAAGCGGTGTGGAAATGTTTTGGAAGATTATTTTACCTGCATCTGTACCATATGCGGTGACAGGAGCGAGGCTTGCTTGGGCGTTTGCTTGGAGAGCGCTGATGGCTGCTGAATTACTGAGTATGGGACCAGGTTTAGGTTACACGCTGAAATATGCAGCTGATTTTGGACAGATGAGTTTGGTATTCGGTGTGATCATTATCATCTGTGTGATTGGTTCTGTGGTTGATTTAGTTATCTTCCAACGTTTTGAGAAAAATGTCATCAGACGCTGGGGCTTGGATTCATAA
- a CDS encoding aliphatic sulfonate ABC transporter substrate-binding protein yields the protein MKKGWLVVSAMFLLLMGVLAGCGSSTSGSNGKERVVIGYFPNIDHVPAMVAREKAMYEEALGDKYEVEYKTFPDGGAFMTALKTGDIQGGLVGPGPAMNNYVSGADVKVVAGASSGGTVIIASKESGITSVEELDGATFITPGVGCTHDVQMETFLQDYGLSSARIGGSMKHVTGNPAQYAGMFESESVDAAAVPEPWASLLSIEHGANILVDSNEIAFGTTLPNTILVTSGKLIDENKELVQKLVDAHQESVDFISENPEESKEIAINSIKELTNQELSKEVIDSAWERIRFTHEVDAEVVQEFANSSFELKFLKEKPDFTEFIDSQFVN from the coding sequence ATGAAAAAAGGTTGGTTGGTTGTTAGTGCAATGTTTCTACTATTAATGGGGGTTCTCGCTGGATGTGGATCAAGCACCAGTGGATCCAATGGCAAAGAGAGAGTCGTTATCGGGTATTTTCCTAACATCGATCACGTGCCGGCAATGGTTGCCCGTGAAAAGGCTATGTATGAAGAAGCTTTGGGTGATAAGTATGAAGTGGAATACAAGACATTCCCTGATGGTGGCGCATTTATGACGGCATTGAAAACAGGAGACATCCAAGGTGGCTTAGTTGGTCCAGGACCTGCAATGAACAACTATGTAAGCGGTGCGGACGTGAAAGTGGTAGCCGGTGCTTCTTCTGGCGGAACGGTCATCATTGCAAGTAAAGAAAGTGGTATTACATCTGTGGAAGAGCTTGATGGTGCTACATTTATCACGCCTGGAGTTGGTTGTACGCATGACGTTCAGATGGAAACATTTTTACAAGACTATGGTCTTTCCTCAGCTCGTATTGGTGGGAGCATGAAGCATGTTACAGGAAATCCTGCACAATACGCTGGGATGTTTGAATCAGAAAGTGTAGATGCAGCAGCAGTTCCAGAACCATGGGCTTCCTTATTATCCATTGAGCACGGAGCTAACATTCTTGTAGACAGTAATGAGATTGCGTTCGGTACTACCTTGCCTAACACTATTCTTGTAACAAGCGGAAAGCTGATTGATGAAAATAAAGAACTCGTACAAAAATTAGTGGATGCTCATCAAGAGTCAGTGGATTTCATTTCTGAAAATCCAGAAGAGTCAAAAGAGATTGCGATCAATTCGATTAAGGAACTGACAAACCAAGAACTTTCAAAAGAAGTGATTGATTCTGCTTGGGAAAGAATTCGCTTTACTCATGAAGTGGATGCAGAAGTAGTGCAGGAATTTGCAAACTCGTCCTTTGAACTTAAATTCTTGAAAGAAAAACCGGATTTCACAGAATTCATTGATTCACAATTTGTTAACTAG
- a CDS encoding SCO family protein, protein MKRLLFLLSFVILLALAGCGGSEVNLDEEFSMKLEVGKLDGVNQNEETFTSSKHEGEFWLANFIFTNCDTVCPPMTANMARVQREMKEAGIEVPIVSFSIDPEKDTPEALKEYGDLYEADYQAWDFVTGYDQETIERFANVSFMVPASKEEGSDQYMHSTSIFLVDKEGFVRESYSGLDVPLEEIMEDLEKVTD, encoded by the coding sequence TTGAAAAGACTTTTGTTCTTATTGTCATTTGTCATCTTGCTTGCTCTTGCAGGTTGCGGAGGCAGTGAAGTTAATTTAGATGAGGAATTTTCAATGAAACTTGAGGTTGGGAAGCTAGATGGGGTAAATCAAAATGAAGAGACTTTTACTAGCTCTAAACATGAAGGGGAGTTTTGGTTAGCTAATTTCATCTTTACTAATTGTGATACAGTTTGTCCTCCGATGACAGCCAATATGGCAAGGGTGCAGCGAGAGATGAAAGAGGCAGGTATTGAAGTGCCAATTGTATCGTTTAGCATCGATCCTGAAAAGGATACACCTGAAGCTTTAAAAGAGTATGGGGATCTATATGAAGCAGATTATCAGGCATGGGATTTTGTCACTGGATATGACCAGGAAACGATAGAGCGATTTGCGAATGTATCATTTATGGTGCCGGCTTCCAAAGAAGAAGGTTCCGATCAGTATATGCATAGTACGAGTATTTTCTTAGTGGATAAAGAAGGATTTGTACGAGAGTCGTACAGTGGCTTGGATGTCCCTTTAGAAGAAATTATGGAAGATCTTGAAAAAGTAACAGATTGA
- a CDS encoding HD domain-containing protein, which translates to MREVTLTDIFTHPITQKYLKRSGVAHALEVANHAFHLAFKYNVSVDLATKAALLHDIGHYEWYRQGKWDYELYRENDIHAIKGAERAHKLLIRLGENPQNAKKISVAILLHTDSYLPEIDVKRSPLQKVVKLADEMDEEKGGNHHYRQIDKSTALEKINYLDQLVEHYLPKQQLSSPSHEQSM; encoded by the coding sequence CCCTATTACACAGAAGTATTTGAAACGTTCAGGGGTCGCACATGCCCTAGAAGTGGCCAACCATGCCTTTCATTTGGCGTTTAAATATAATGTAAGCGTAGATTTGGCTACGAAAGCTGCCCTTCTGCACGATATCGGGCATTATGAATGGTATCGTCAAGGAAAATGGGACTATGAATTATATAGAGAAAATGATATTCATGCAATTAAAGGGGCAGAGCGTGCCCACAAGTTATTGATCCGCTTAGGAGAAAACCCGCAAAACGCGAAAAAAATCTCTGTTGCTATTCTTTTGCATACAGATTCCTACTTACCTGAAATCGACGTTAAAAGAAGTCCTCTACAAAAAGTAGTGAAGCTTGCGGACGAAATGGACGAGGAAAAAGGCGGAAACCACCACTATAGACAAATTGATAAATCCACTGCGCTAGAAAAAATAAACTACCTTGATCAACTCGTCGAACATTACCTTCCAAAACAACAACTTTCATCACCTTCACATGAACAATCGATGTAA